Within the Erythrobacter insulae genome, the region CTGAAAAACCGCGCCCAGCGCCCAAGCATATTTGCGATGCGGCATCCTCCGAATGGCGCCTGCGGTGAACATTTGCGGCAGCAATGCACCGGCTTCGCGCACAGGCACCAAAAGACCTATCAAAAAACTCGGCGCGCCGACGCTTGTCATCAACCAACTGAGAACGAGCTTTGGATCTATCAGACCATCCGCAACCTTGCTCAACGAGAGCGAGGTAACGTGGGTTAGGAAATTGCGCGGCTCTTCGCGGCATGCGCTGTCGGGGATATCCCGGCATGCCCGCCCCTCATCATCGATTACGATCGCTTCAAATACAGCGTCGAGCGTAGTTCTTTGATCTGCCATAAGAGGTGAACGCAGCAAGCCTGACTTGGTGCCTCACGCTCTCATGACTGTTCCGGCAAAGACCGGTAGATTTACCCTTGCGAGCGGCGCCGCGAACGGTTTGCGCCGCCGCCTGAACGACCGCCAGAGCCGCCGCCGCTGCCGCCGCCGGAAGAATAGTTCCCGCCGGGCTTGTTCGGACGGCCCTTGCGCGCCTGATGCTTACGCTTTGGCTTGGCTGAGCCTTCGCCTGCTCCTTCACCGGCGCCGCCGCCACTTCCGCCGCCATTTCCGCTGCGCGGTTTACCGCCGCCGGCGGGTTTCTTGCGAAATGGCTTTGGATTGACCCGCGCCTGACGCTGTTTCGGTTCACGCTTGGTCGGCCCGACACCTTCAACCACGGCGCGGAAATTATCCGGCAATGGCAGGCGCTCCATCTGGGCATCGGTCGTCTTTTGAATGTCTTTCAGATATGCGCGCTCGTCCTCGGCACAAAAAGCGATGGCAATGCCATCTTTGCCTGCCCGCGCAGTCCGGCCAATGCGGTGAACATATTGTTCCGGCACATTGGGCAATTCGTAATTGATGACATGGCTCACGCCGGGAATATCGATCCCGCGCGCTGCGACGTCGGTTGCAACCAGGATCGAAACCTTGCCCCGGCGGAATTCATCCAAAGCGCGCTGACGCTGGCCCTGTGATTTGTTGCCGTGGATTGCATTGGCTTCGATGCCGCACTGACTGAGCTTTTTCACGACCCGGTCGGCGCCATGTTTAGTGCGCGTAAAGATCAAAACCCGCTCAAGATCGCCGGGAACGGTATGACGCCCCTTCAACACCGTTTCGATCAGGGCTTGTTTTTCGTCCTGTTGGACCATGAACAGATATTGCTCGATCCGCTCGGCGGTTGAGCTTTGCGGAGTGACAGAGACCTGCACCGGATTGTTGCAATATCCACTGACAAGCTCTTTGATAGCCTTTGGCATGGTCGCGCTGAAAAACAGCGTCTGGCGCTCTTTGGGCACCAACTTGTTGATCGTGCGCAGCGCATGAATAAAGCCAAGGTCGAGCATCTGGTCGGCTTCATCCAGAACCAGCACTTCGACGCCGCTCAAGTTGAAAGCCTTTTGATCGATCAGATCGAGCAAACGGCCCGGCGTCGCGATCAGGATATCTGTGCCCCGGTGCAGTTTATTCCGGTCTTTGTTCACCGAAGTCCCGCCAACGATGCACTGGACCTTGAGGCCGGCAAGCGCGCCGTAATCCTTTGCACTGTCGGAGATTTGCACCGCCAGTTCGCGCGTCGGGGCAAGCACCAACATGCGGCAGCTTTTGAACGGGATCTGTTTGTCGCTGTTGCGCAGCCTGTCGATGCTGGGCAGCATGAAAGCCGCCGTCTTGCCCGTACCCGTCTGGGCAATACCCAGCAGATCGCGCCCTTCGAGAACCGGCGGGATCGCCTGCTCCTGAATAGGTGTAGGAGTGGAATAGCCCTTGAGATCAAGCGCCTGTAGAACGGGCTGAGACAGCCCGAGTTCATCAAATGTCATTGAGTAAAAACTCGCAATATATGCGAAGCGCGCACCGGAATCGGCGCGCGGTCGCGGTGGTTGAAAAACCGCCCGCGTGAATAGGGAAGTTGTAGATTGGTAGGGAGACAGGCGCCGGGGCGGAGTATTTAGAGCCGCCGCTTCACGCTAGGCATGCGTGTCTCGTTCGAGGCGCATATGGGCTTACGTTTGCGGAAAGTCAAAGGAAATTGCTGTTTCCCGAATAATGGATCAGCAACCCGGCGCAGTTTGAGAATGTCCCGATGAATTCAGATCGGACATTTGCCTCTGCCCCATCAACCAGAACAATTGGCCATCATATTCGCCACACCATCGACGCGGGCCAAAGGGTGTACGGGTTCCAAATTCCCAAAAATTGAACGTCCGTGGGCCGGGGCAATGGATTGAGATTAATTGGGCAGAGTGCAGAGAAAAGCGCTTTTCTCTCGCTCCGCAGCGACATCTTCATTGACCCACCTGAATAACCTTCACCCCAACCCGGCCGCCTTCATCAAGGCCGCTGTACTCGCGTCAAATTCGCCCTCGCCGCCTTCGATGTCTTTGGCCATTTTCTTGCCAAGCTCCACCCCGAATTGGTCAAACGGGTTAATGCCCATCAGGACAGCATTGGCGAAAGTGCGATGTTCGTGAAAAGCGATAAGCGCGCCAAACATCGCCGCATCCAGATCATCGACAAGGAACATCGCGCTGGGCCGGTCGCCGGGGAAAGCGCGCGCGGGGTCTTTGCCGTCGGCTGACATATTGCCGCCCGCCATCAAAGCCGCGCCTTGCGCAAAACAATTGGTCAGCAGCGCTTTATGGTGCGCCGGATTAAGCTCGTCACCCGGTGCAATGCTGGCAATGAAATCAACCGGGACCAGCTGCGTGCCCTGATGCAAAAGCTGAAATACCGCATGTTGGGCATCGGTGCCCACCCCGCCCCAAGTGATCGGCGCAGTCGAACCGCTGACGGGATCTCCTGATGCGGTCACGCTTTTGCCGTTGGATTCCATTTCAAGCTGCTGGAGATAATCCGGCAGCAGCGCCAGCCGTTCGTCATAGGCAAAAATAGCCCGCGTCTGGCACCCGCGGAGCCGCGTGTAATACTGGTCACCAAAGGCCGCGAGCAATGGGCCATTGGCGCGGCCTTCTGTTTCGCGGAAATGCGTGTCGATCGCCTGCGCCCCGGCTAACATGGCGCGAAAATCATCCATGCCCACAGCCAGCGCAACCGGAAAGCCGATGCTCGACCACAGGGAATACCGTCCGCCGACGCTTTCCGGGAAAGGCAGAACACGCGTTTCATCCACTCCCCACTCAACCGCTTTTTCCGGATTTGCAGTAAGCGCCACAACGCGACCACTTGGATCGTCAACGTCATTATCATTCAGCCATTTGAGCGCGCTTGCCGCGTTGGTCATCGTCTCTATCGTGGTAAAAGTCTTGGATGCCACCGCAATCATCGTGGTTGCCGGATCGCACGCTGCAAAAGCCTGCTCCAACGCGAGCCCATCAATGTTCGACACGACATGCACATCGACCAGCTTTAGATCACGGGTCAGGGCGTCAACGGCCAGATCGGGACCAAGCGCAGATCCGCCAATGCCGATATGGATCAGGTGCTTGACCTCACCCAGAGCGCCATCGTGAATGGCATCGACCAACATGCCCATCCGCGTCAGCAGAGCCATCCCTTCCTCAACATCGGCATCCGTGCCGCTGCCGCGCATGGCACCGTGGGTTGCCGGGCGTCCCTCTGTCGGGTTGATGATCCCACCATCAAACAGAGATTTGCGAGCCGCATCAAAACCGGCGGCACGGGCGAGTTCTTCAAACGCATCAAGCAAGTCATCGTCGAGGTGGGTCTTTGACCAATCGAGCAACAGGCCGCTGGTGCCATATTCAGGAACTTCAAATTCGATCCGCTGGCTCATTTTGGCTACGCGTTCGCTATCATTGGCAAACAAATCGGCCAAAGTAGAAGGAGCCATCCCTTCCAGTCTGGACCATACGGCGGACAATTTGGACGATGTCATGAGTCAAACCCCTTTGCGCGTTGTGTGGGTGCGAGTAAGGGGGCGGGCGATGAATGTTAAGACACAAACTGCGGTTACGGACGTATCGGTTGAAAATACCGCGTCGGAAAGCTGGTCGAGCTTTGTCAAATTCGTCCTGAAGCTGGTTTTGGCGGTGCTTATCTTCCGCATCTGCATCTTTTCGCCCTTTTCGATCCCGAGCGAAAGCATGCTGCCACGCCTGATGAACGGGGATTACCTGCTCGCGGCAAAATGGTCTTACGGGTTTTCGGGCAACTCGTTGCCGTTCGATCTTGGCCTTCCGAAAGGGCGGATACTGGCCAGCGAGCCGGAACGCGGTGATTTGGTGATATTTAAACATCCGATCGACAACACCGATTACATCAAACGTGTAATCGCCCTGCCCGGCGATACAATTGCGGTGTCTGGCGGACAGTTGGTGCTGAACGGGAAACGCATCGCGCGCGAACAAATCGGCGATTTTACGCTTGAAGAATCGCCCAATACGGGATGTGCATGGGGCGGCGAAACCTCATGGGACAGCGCCGATAATCGGATCTGCAATTACCTCCAATTCAAAGAGACACTGCCCGGCGGCAGAAGCTTTAACGTGCTGGATTTCGGCGTGACCCAGGGGGACGATTTCAAGGGCGTGACAATCCCCGATGGCCAGATGTTTGTGATGGGTGACAACCGCGATAATTCACGCGATAGCCGGTTTAGAGCCGCAGCAGGCGATGCCGTTGGCCTTGTCCCGCAGGACAATCTGGTTGGCCGAGCAAGCGTGATCATCTGGTCAACCGACGGCAGTGCCGAGTGGGCGAAACCGTGGACGTGGTTTTCGGCTGCGCGCTGGGGCCGGATCGGGAATGTGCTATGATCGTTCTGTTATCATGACGCAGCTTAAACCAGAAACACGCGCATGGCTTAATGCCACCGGCTTTGCAGTCCATTCTGAAGCTCCGTGGCTTGAGGCGCTGACCCATGGCAGCTTCAACGGCGGGGCTAACGCGGCGAGCGAGGCCGATTACCAGCGACTGGAATTTCTCGGCGATCGCGTGCTCGGCCTGTCGGTAGCAGCTTGGCTTTACCGCGCAGGAGACGCCCCCGAAGGCCGCCTTTCCCAGCGTCTGAACGCATTGGTAAGCGGCGCGACCTGTGCGCGGATCGCCCGAAATGTGGCGCTGCCCGATCACATCCGGCTGGGCAAACAGGCGCGCGAGGATGGCGGCGCGGATAGCGACAATATCCTCGGTGACGTGATGGAGGCTCTGATCGGCGCAAGCTTCATCGAACACGGATACGAAGCCACTCGCGATGTCATTTACAGCCTGTGGGCAGAGGAATTGTCGGGCGATTCCGGTAAAGCCAAACATCCCAAAAGCGCGCTGCAGGAATGGGCGGCCGGTAATCGCCGCGCTATGCCCAATTACGAGGTAATCGATCGCAGCGGCCCCGATCATGCCGCGAGTTTCACAGTTCAAGTCAGCATTCATGGCGTCGGCACAGCCGCAGGCATCGCATCAAGCAAAAGCGCAGCAGAAAAGCGCGCAGCAAAAGCATTTCTGGAGGAATTCGGGTGACTACAAACGAAGCGCCAATCCAAGGCGGATCAACCCAATGCGGCGTCGTCGCAGTATTGGGCGCTCCCAATGCCGGCAAATCGACATTGGTAAACCAGCTGGTCGGACAAAAGGTCGCGATTACATCTGCCAAAGCGCAAACGACGCGCGCGCGAATGCTGGGCATCGCATTGTTCGGTCAGGTACAAATGATTCTGGTCGACACACCCGGCATCTTTGAACCCAAACGCCGGCTTGATCGCGCCATGGTCAGCGCAGCTTGGGAAGGCGCACAAAGCGCCGATGCCATTTTGCTGCTGGTTGATCCGATCAAACAGCGGCGGCATGAATTGATCCCGTTGATTGAAGCGCTGGAGAACCGGCCTGAAAAGAAAATCCTGGTTCTGAACAAGGTCGACAAGGCGAAAAAAGAGCCCCTGCTCGCGCTGGCCGAAGAGCTTTCGCAGCGTGTCGCATTTGACCAGATTTTTTTCGTATCGGCATTGTCGGGCGACGGTGTTCCCGAGATGAAGGAATTTCTGGCGAAATCTATGCCCGCTGGCCCCTGGATGTATCCTGAAGATCAGGTCTCCGATGCGTCTGAACGCTTGCTCGCCGCAGAAGTCACTCGCGAACAGCTTTACGCGCAGCTGCACGAGGAACTGCCCTATGATGCCGCTGTACGCCCCGAAAGCTACACTGTGCGCCCCGACGGCAGCGTCGAAGTGCGCCAGCAGATTGTGATCGCCCGCGACAGCCAGAAACCAATTGTGCTGGGCAAAGGCGGCCAACGTATCAAAGCCATCGGAGAGGCCGCACGGACCGAACTGGCGGAAATCCTGGGTGTGAAGGTCCACCTGTTCTTGCACGTCAAAGTCAGCGAGGGTTGGTCCGATGACAAGGAAGTGTTCGAGGAAATGGGGCTCGATTGGGTGAAATAGCAGACCCGCTGTTGATCGCACTTACTGTCTAGCGCAGGCGTACTAGGCTGTTTGCCCAATCGTCAGACATCAAGACACGCCCCTATTCTACAGTCCTCATCATCAAAAGGAGAGATGACTGTGAATACGATCCTAGACTTGAATGTAATTGAAATCTCGTCCGTCGCTGGCGGCAACCCGGAAGATGGCCAGAGCTGGTACGATTATCTGAATGACCGGTTTCCCGGCGGCGAATGGGTAGGCAACAGCTTTTTCCCAAATGGCGCGCCTGAATTTCCATAAATTCGGCTTTTAGTAGCGTGCATACGGCAGTGCGAAACACAGCTTTCGCGCTGCCGTTTCATTTGCAAAACCGGATTGCGGTTAGCGCTTCTTTGCGATTTTGATCTTTTGCTGACGGGCGAAACTCTTGGTCGAATCTTCGCTTCGATTAAGGGCTTTGGCGATTTGCTTAAGGCCTTGCCCTTTCGATGCGAGCAATTGCAATCGCCCTGCCTCTTCGGCATTCCATGGCTGCTTGTGGCGTTCGAAGTTTTCTTTGCCCATCTGTGCGGCCTATCGCCGTGGCACAGTCTTGGCGAGGGATTAGTTGATCAACCGCGGTGAAATTTTTCGAGCTTGGCGCGCAATGCCGTCTCGTCAAATGGTTTGATGATGTAATCGTCCGCGCCTGCTCCGATGCCTTCGTGGATGTCTTTTGCCTCTCCGTTGGACGTACAAAACATCACAATGGGTTCTTTGGGCGTCGGAATTGCGCGCAGCTGGCGAACAAATTCGATCCCGTCCATTTCAGGCATGTTCCAATCGGTCAGAACCACTGCCGGCATAGATTTCTTGCAACGGGCCAGAGCTTCTTCGCCATTCTCCGCTTCGATCGGCACATAGCCGAGACTTCTTGCGATCTTCGAAGAGACTTTGCGGATCACCCGGCTGTCATCAACGATCAGACAGACTTTGGCCGTCTGTTTGGGTGTTTCTACACCATCGAAACGGCCGCGCATGGCTTTCGCTTGTTCAACTATAGCGTCCGTTGCAGATTCGTCTGAGCCAGCACGAGCCGCCTCAATTGCTTCGGCGACGTCTTCTGGCGTGTCGACAGGCTGCACGTCTTCACGGGCCTGTGTCAGCCGTTCGGCCAGCGTCTTGCCGTCCATGACATGCTTGTTGCGATTGGGACCGGCGTTGCGTTTGATTAAATTTTGAATGGTTCGTGCTCCCCGCCCAGTGTCGCGAAATTGGTTTCGCCGTGCAAAGGATGAGCGCCATCGGATTCTGTGCCGACCTCGCCCGGTGTCATTCGAATATGCAGATAGGGCATCCAGATGTCGCCATATTCGGCCTTTTGGTACCAAACATCGAGCACATCATAGCTCGCCCACATGCCATCAGGTTCGCGCAGACGCAGCCCCTCACCAATGCGCGGAACAGCCGCAAAGCGGATGCGCTCCTGGTTTTGGTGGGTCTCGTTTTGAACTTCGATTTCAATCACGTGTCTTGGCCCTCGATATCGAGACACGTGTTACGGAGAAATACTAAAGGATTTATGAGCGCCCGCTTCGCTTTTTCAAAATGAGCGCAGCAGTGGTGTTCACGCGTCCTTTGCCGGTGCCTTTTTCTTGGCTGGAGCCTTCTTTTTAGCCGCCGGTTTTTTGGTTGCAGCCTTTTTCTTGGGCGCGGCTTTTTTGCGGCCCTTTTTCTTGGCTGGCGCTTTGGCTGCACGCGCGTCAATCAGCTCGATAGCCTGCGCAGCTTCGACATCTTCAGGCTTCACATCTTTCGGGATCGTCGCGTTGACATTGCCGTCGGTGACATAGGGGCCATAACGGCCCGGCATCACCTTGATCTCTCCGCCGCTGGTCGGGTGTTCGCCCAAAACCTTGATCGGTTCCGCCTTGCCGCGTGAACCGCCCTTGCGATTGGCGGCCTCGGCAAGCAACGCGACCGCCGCGTTCATGCCCGTGTCGAACACATCGCGAGTGCTGGTCAACTTGGCATATTTGCCGTCATGGCGAAGATATGGGCCGTAACGTCCGATGGCCGCTTCGATTTCATTCCCTGTTTCAGGGTGCGCGCCCACGATGCGCGGCAGATCGAGCAGCTTGATCGCCCATTCAAGGTCAAAATCGTCAAGGTCTTTCGGGATCGACGCGCGTTTCTTTTTATCGTCCACTTCCATTTCGACATACGGACCAAAACGGCCTGATTTGCGATGGATTTCTGCCCCGGTTTCGGGATGTTCGCCCATCAAACCGTCTTCGGCAGGATCTGCGCCATCAGCGCCGGGCTGGGCGAACCGGCGGGTGTATTTGCATTCAGGATAATTCTGACACGCGATGAACGCACCAAAACGCCCGCCGCGCAGGTTCAACTTGCCGCCTTCTCGACCTTCCTGATCACATAGCGGGCAGAAACGCGCATCTTTGCCGTCTTCGCGTTCTGGAAAGAGATAGTCGGACAGATACTCGTCGAGCACTTCGGTGATTTCGCTCGGCAGTTTTTCCATGACCTCTTCGGTCTTGGGTTTGAAATCTTTCCAGAATTTCGTCAGCAGAACTTTATAATCTTCGCGCCCGTCAGACACGACATCCAGTTCGTCTTCCATTCCGGCGGTAAAATCATAGGCGACATAGGTCGGGAAAAACCGTTCGAGGAATGCTGTGAGCAAACGCCCGCTTTCCTCTGCGTGGAAACGGGTTTTTTCCATCCGCACATAGTCGCGATCGCGCAGTGTCTGAATGGTCGAGGCATATGTCGATGGGCGGCCAATCCCGAGTTCTTCGAGCCGTTTGACGAGCGATGCCTCAGAAAAACGCGGGGGCGGCTGCGTGAAGTGTTGATTGGCCTCAACCGCAGTCTTGGCCGGTGCATCGCCATCTTTCATCGCTGGCAACAGGCCGTCATCATCGTCGTCTGATTTGTCGTCAAAACCTTCCTGATAAACCGCGAAGAAGCCCGGAAATTTAACGACTTGCCCGGTGGCGCGCAGTTCATGCTGGCCGGTGGCATCGCGCAGGGTAACTGTGGTGCGTTCAAGCTGGGCCGAGGACATCTGGCTCGCCATGGCGCGCTTGAAAATCAGCGAATAAAGCTTTGCCTCATCGCCTGTGCCCGCTTTATCGCGCGTAAAATTGGTTGGGCGGATTGCTTCGTGCGCTTCCTGAGCGTTCTTGGCTTTAGAGCTGTAAAAGCGCGGTTTTTCCGGGCGATATTCGCTCGCAAAACGCTCTTCAATCGCGTCGCGTGCGGCCATGATGGCCGACATGTCCATCTGCACACCATCGGTACGCATATATGTGATGGCACCTGCTTCATACAGTGACTGCGCGAGACGCATCGTGTGGCTCGCAGAAAAGCCGAGCTTGCGCGATGCCTCCTGTTGCAGGGTTGACGTGGTAAATGGCGGCGATGGATTGCGTTTGAACGGTTTGGTTTCGACGCCTTCGACCGTAAAGCGCCCGCTCTCAACCGCGGCCTTGGCCTCCATCGCAATGCCTTCGGCACCGAGGCTGAGCTTGTCCAGCTTTTCGCCTTTATACCGAACCAACCGTGCATCGAATTCGGTGCCATCGTGTTGAAGTTTGGCCAGTACCGACCAGTATTCATCCGGCCTGAACGCTTCGATTTCGCGCTCACGATCTACGATCAGACGCAGCGCAACCGATTGCACACGGCCAGCGGACTTTGCACCGGGCAGCTTGCGCCAGAGCACTGGCGACAAGGTAAAGCCGAACAGGTAATCAAGCGCGCGGCGCGCAAGATACGCATCGATCAAGGGCTGATCGAGCTCGCGCGGTGATTTCATGGCCTCGGTAACGGCAGATTTGGTAATCGCGTTGAAGGTCACGCGGTCGACCTTCGCCGGCAGGTTCTTGCGCTTTCTCAGCAGCTCTTGAACATGCCAGCTGATCGCTTCGCCTTCGCGGTCAGGGTCGGTCGCGAGGACCAGCCGGTCTGCATCCTTGGCTGCGTCGCTGATTTCCTTGAACCGCTTTTGTTTGTCGCGGTACAATTCCCAATCCATCTCGAAATCGTCATCGGGACGGACGCTGCCATCCTTGGGAGGCAAATCACGGACATGGCCGTAGCTAGCCAGAACCTTAAAATCCTTACCCAGATATTTTTCGATAGTCTTCGCCTTGGCTGGCGATTCAACGATGACAAGCTGCATGATGGTCTAATCTTTGTCCCTACATGTGTACGTACGCGCGAGAGTGGGGTCGGCGTTCGTAAAGCGTCAAGAGCCTATTCGAATGTTCGTGTAACTTCTTTAGGCCCCTTCATTTGCAGGGCGTATAGAGCAACGCGAGGCAATGTCAGCCTCGCATTTAGGCGAAAACCTCGCTCAGCTCTTTCGTTTCGTTGTGACAAAGCCGAAATACCGCCACAGCGAACGCGATGAAAAGCGCCGACATCAGAGCGTCGGTCACGGCAGAAGCGATCAGAGTTGGCGCCCCGATAAACCCGGACAACATGGCAGAAGCACCGCCCAAAACCGCCCCAGTTACGAAGGTCACGATCAGCAAAATGATCATAGTCCCGAGGATCGACCACGCGGAGCCGCTCGTCGCCTCCCAGCTTTCGCCAAAAGTGTCCATCGCAGGCGATTTGGCTTCAATCACCAACGGCAGGACAATCGACCAACGCACAATAAGAATGATTCCAGGCACAATCAAAAGGATCAATCCAAACCCGATGCCCAATGTGGCGAGGATGTAAATGCCCGCCCACGGCCAGAATCGCTGGAAACCGGGCGACGGATCGCGCGCCATCAACGCAGCGTAAAACCAGTAGGTCAGCGCAATACTGACAAGCCACAGTGCAAGGTACAGCGCGGCAAGACCAGCTCCAACCGCAAGCAGATTTTCTGTGAAATTTATGTCGAAACCGAAATCAAAGCCATCGCCCGGCGATCCAACGTCAAGCCAGTTAAACGACGCGGTGATTGGCACCATGACGGCGAGGAAAATTCCAAATATCCGCCCATTCGACTTCAGCTCCCAAAAAGTCTGATTGAGCATGTTGGATAATGTCAGCGGCTGTTTCATCGCATGATCCTGTGCGCGGCTTCCCGCCTTATTGGGCTGGACCGGTCAAACTAACAGAACCGCCGCCATGGCGTTCGAGTTCCCCAGTGATTTCAAGCTCTAGCAGAGCCATATGCACCGAGGCCGCATCGCCTCCTGATTGACGGATCAGCTCATCAACTGAGATTGGCGCAGTGGAAAGCAGGC harbors:
- the pgi gene encoding glucose-6-phosphate isomerase codes for the protein MTSSKLSAVWSRLEGMAPSTLADLFANDSERVAKMSQRIEFEVPEYGTSGLLLDWSKTHLDDDLLDAFEELARAAGFDAARKSLFDGGIINPTEGRPATHGAMRGSGTDADVEEGMALLTRMGMLVDAIHDGALGEVKHLIHIGIGGSALGPDLAVDALTRDLKLVDVHVVSNIDGLALEQAFAACDPATTMIAVASKTFTTIETMTNAASALKWLNDNDVDDPSGRVVALTANPEKAVEWGVDETRVLPFPESVGGRYSLWSSIGFPVALAVGMDDFRAMLAGAQAIDTHFRETEGRANGPLLAAFGDQYYTRLRGCQTRAIFAYDERLALLPDYLQQLEMESNGKSVTASGDPVSGSTAPITWGGVGTDAQHAVFQLLHQGTQLVPVDFIASIAPGDELNPAHHKALLTNCFAQGAALMAGGNMSADGKDPARAFPGDRPSAMFLVDDLDAAMFGALIAFHEHRTFANAVLMGINPFDQFGVELGKKMAKDIEGGEGEFDASTAALMKAAGLG
- a CDS encoding glycerophosphoryl diester phosphodiesterase membrane domain-containing protein, producing the protein MKQPLTLSNMLNQTFWELKSNGRIFGIFLAVMVPITASFNWLDVGSPGDGFDFGFDINFTENLLAVGAGLAALYLALWLVSIALTYWFYAALMARDPSPGFQRFWPWAGIYILATLGIGFGLILLIVPGIILIVRWSIVLPLVIEAKSPAMDTFGESWEATSGSAWSILGTMIILLIVTFVTGAVLGGASAMLSGFIGAPTLIASAVTDALMSALFIAFAVAVFRLCHNETKELSEVFA
- a CDS encoding response regulator, which gives rise to MDGKTLAERLTQAREDVQPVDTPEDVAEAIEAARAGSDESATDAIVEQAKAMRGRFDGVETPKQTAKVCLIVDDSRVIRKVSSKIARSLGYVPIEAENGEEALARCKKSMPAVVLTDWNMPEMDGIEFVRQLRAIPTPKEPIVMFCTSNGEAKDIHEGIGAGADDYIIKPFDETALRAKLEKFHRG
- the lepB gene encoding signal peptidase I, whose amino-acid sequence is MNVKTQTAVTDVSVENTASESWSSFVKFVLKLVLAVLIFRICIFSPFSIPSESMLPRLMNGDYLLAAKWSYGFSGNSLPFDLGLPKGRILASEPERGDLVIFKHPIDNTDYIKRVIALPGDTIAVSGGQLVLNGKRIAREQIGDFTLEESPNTGCAWGGETSWDSADNRICNYLQFKETLPGGRSFNVLDFGVTQGDDFKGVTIPDGQMFVMGDNRDNSRDSRFRAAAGDAVGLVPQDNLVGRASVIIWSTDGSAEWAKPWTWFSAARWGRIGNVL
- the rnc gene encoding ribonuclease III, producing the protein MTQLKPETRAWLNATGFAVHSEAPWLEALTHGSFNGGANAASEADYQRLEFLGDRVLGLSVAAWLYRAGDAPEGRLSQRLNALVSGATCARIARNVALPDHIRLGKQAREDGGADSDNILGDVMEALIGASFIEHGYEATRDVIYSLWAEELSGDSGKAKHPKSALQEWAAGNRRAMPNYEVIDRSGPDHAASFTVQVSIHGVGTAAGIASSKSAAEKRAAKAFLEEFG
- a CDS encoding DEAD/DEAH box helicase, which produces MTFDELGLSQPVLQALDLKGYSTPTPIQEQAIPPVLEGRDLLGIAQTGTGKTAAFMLPSIDRLRNSDKQIPFKSCRMLVLAPTRELAVQISDSAKDYGALAGLKVQCIVGGTSVNKDRNKLHRGTDILIATPGRLLDLIDQKAFNLSGVEVLVLDEADQMLDLGFIHALRTINKLVPKERQTLFFSATMPKAIKELVSGYCNNPVQVSVTPQSSTAERIEQYLFMVQQDEKQALIETVLKGRHTVPGDLERVLIFTRTKHGADRVVKKLSQCGIEANAIHGNKSQGQRQRALDEFRRGKVSILVATDVAARGIDIPGVSHVINYELPNVPEQYVHRIGRTARAGKDGIAIAFCAEDERAYLKDIQKTTDAQMERLPLPDNFRAVVEGVGPTKREPKQRQARVNPKPFRKKPAGGGKPRSGNGGGSGGGAGEGAGEGSAKPKRKHQARKGRPNKPGGNYSSGGGSGGGSGGRSGGGANRSRRRSQG
- the topA gene encoding type I DNA topoisomerase — protein: MQLVIVESPAKAKTIEKYLGKDFKVLASYGHVRDLPPKDGSVRPDDDFEMDWELYRDKQKRFKEISDAAKDADRLVLATDPDREGEAISWHVQELLRKRKNLPAKVDRVTFNAITKSAVTEAMKSPRELDQPLIDAYLARRALDYLFGFTLSPVLWRKLPGAKSAGRVQSVALRLIVDREREIEAFRPDEYWSVLAKLQHDGTEFDARLVRYKGEKLDKLSLGAEGIAMEAKAAVESGRFTVEGVETKPFKRNPSPPFTTSTLQQEASRKLGFSASHTMRLAQSLYEAGAITYMRTDGVQMDMSAIMAARDAIEERFASEYRPEKPRFYSSKAKNAQEAHEAIRPTNFTRDKAGTGDEAKLYSLIFKRAMASQMSSAQLERTTVTLRDATGQHELRATGQVVKFPGFFAVYQEGFDDKSDDDDDGLLPAMKDGDAPAKTAVEANQHFTQPPPRFSEASLVKRLEELGIGRPSTYASTIQTLRDRDYVRMEKTRFHAEESGRLLTAFLERFFPTYVAYDFTAGMEDELDVVSDGREDYKVLLTKFWKDFKPKTEEVMEKLPSEITEVLDEYLSDYLFPEREDGKDARFCPLCDQEGREGGKLNLRGGRFGAFIACQNYPECKYTRRFAQPGADGADPAEDGLMGEHPETGAEIHRKSGRFGPYVEMEVDDKKKRASIPKDLDDFDLEWAIKLLDLPRIVGAHPETGNEIEAAIGRYGPYLRHDGKYAKLTSTRDVFDTGMNAAVALLAEAANRKGGSRGKAEPIKVLGEHPTSGGEIKVMPGRYGPYVTDGNVNATIPKDVKPEDVEAAQAIELIDARAAKAPAKKKGRKKAAPKKKAATKKPAAKKKAPAKKKAPAKDA
- the era gene encoding GTPase Era, with translation MTTNEAPIQGGSTQCGVVAVLGAPNAGKSTLVNQLVGQKVAITSAKAQTTRARMLGIALFGQVQMILVDTPGIFEPKRRLDRAMVSAAWEGAQSADAILLLVDPIKQRRHELIPLIEALENRPEKKILVLNKVDKAKKEPLLALAEELSQRVAFDQIFFVSALSGDGVPEMKEFLAKSMPAGPWMYPEDQVSDASERLLAAEVTREQLYAQLHEELPYDAAVRPESYTVRPDGSVEVRQQIVIARDSQKPIVLGKGGQRIKAIGEAARTELAEILGVKVHLFLHVKVSEGWSDDKEVFEEMGLDWVK